One segment of Pseudomonas asgharzadehiana DNA contains the following:
- a CDS encoding sensor domain-containing diguanylate cyclase: MTTRPKPKLNLRTLILIFVLLSAVATLANSFWVMFKIRKQELIENALEVNKAYAYRIATSVEQVLRSDLDKLKYASAAIGKTFDDKRYLTEETQRLLGQDASFNSVLIADATGTIIASAPESLALNGRTLQHKEPLSLRAPIISNAFESIAGNLVVFISQPVFDGKGQYLGVIGGSVRLEQRNTLQALMDTNVRRDGAHVYLIDSSRRVLYHNDPEQIGNIVAKGSIADAALSQDAGTLQAADENGVEMLAGFAKVASSGWGVISQQPLDNIHALLRQTMVKVAQGIARLALFGILLIWWLGARISAPLSKLADCAKRLDTPDSYERISAVPAHYFESWQIRRALLLGASLLQEKIGKLNQQAQTDALTGLANRRAMQDILSRWQDADKMFAVVSVDIDHFKRVNDTFGHAVGDHTLRAIAALMQQNSRSNDLACRVGGEEFVLLLPNSSLQAAADVAERLRCSIAAADIDTVGHITVSLGVALWHPASEPISAVLERADRLLYQAKQEGRNRVVVEQA; the protein is encoded by the coding sequence ATGACCACCCGACCGAAGCCCAAGCTCAACCTTCGCACTCTGATCCTTATTTTTGTCCTGCTCTCTGCGGTCGCAACCCTGGCCAACAGTTTCTGGGTGATGTTCAAGATTCGTAAGCAGGAATTGATTGAGAACGCGCTGGAGGTCAACAAAGCCTATGCCTATAGAATCGCCACGAGTGTCGAGCAGGTATTGCGCTCCGACCTCGATAAGTTGAAGTACGCTTCAGCCGCCATTGGCAAAACGTTTGACGACAAGCGCTATCTGACAGAAGAAACTCAGCGCCTGCTTGGGCAGGATGCCAGTTTCAACTCCGTGCTTATCGCCGATGCCACCGGAACCATTATCGCGTCAGCCCCCGAGAGCCTCGCGCTCAATGGCCGTACCCTGCAACACAAGGAACCGCTCAGCCTTCGCGCGCCGATCATCAGCAATGCCTTTGAGTCCATCGCGGGTAATCTGGTGGTGTTTATCTCCCAGCCCGTGTTCGATGGGAAAGGTCAGTATCTGGGCGTTATAGGGGGCAGTGTCCGACTTGAGCAGAGGAATACACTCCAGGCATTGATGGACACCAATGTGCGCCGGGATGGCGCGCATGTTTACTTGATCGATAGCTCACGCCGGGTGCTTTATCACAACGATCCCGAGCAAATCGGCAACATTGTCGCAAAGGGTTCGATCGCCGACGCCGCGCTCAGTCAAGACGCGGGTACGTTGCAGGCAGCGGATGAAAATGGCGTGGAAATGCTCGCGGGGTTCGCCAAGGTAGCCAGCAGCGGTTGGGGAGTGATTTCGCAGCAGCCACTCGACAACATACACGCGCTCCTGCGCCAGACCATGGTCAAGGTTGCACAAGGGATAGCGCGCCTTGCGCTGTTCGGAATCCTCCTGATCTGGTGGTTGGGGGCAAGGATCTCAGCGCCGCTGTCCAAGCTCGCCGACTGCGCCAAACGGTTGGATACGCCTGACAGCTACGAGCGGATCAGTGCAGTCCCGGCGCACTATTTCGAAAGCTGGCAGATTCGCAGGGCGCTGCTATTGGGTGCCAGCCTGCTACAGGAAAAAATCGGCAAGCTGAACCAGCAAGCCCAAACCGATGCATTGACAGGCTTGGCCAATCGTCGAGCGATGCAGGACATTCTGTCGCGTTGGCAGGACGCCGATAAAATGTTCGCCGTCGTTTCCGTGGACATCGATCACTTCAAGCGCGTCAACGACACGTTTGGCCATGCTGTGGGGGATCACACATTGCGGGCCATCGCGGCGCTCATGCAGCAGAATTCACGCTCCAACGACTTGGCCTGCCGGGTCGGGGGAGAGGAGTTCGTACTGCTATTGCCCAACAGTTCGCTTCAGGCCGCAGCCGACGTCGCCGAGCGACTACGATGCTCGATTGCGGCAGCGGATATCGACACAGTCGGGCACATCACCGTCTCGCTTGGCGTGGCGCTTTGGCACCCCGCAAGTGAACCGATCTCTGCCGTGCTTGAGAGGGCTGACCGGTTGTTGTACCAAGCCAAGCAAGAAGGGCGTAATCGGGTCGTGGTGGAGCAGGCCTGA
- a CDS encoding crotonase/enoyl-CoA hydratase family protein produces the protein MSELIAYHLEDGIATLTLSNGKVNAISPAVVSAFNEALDQAEKDRAVVVITGTPGILSGGYDLKVMTAGPKEAISLVTSGSTLARRLLSHPFPVIVACPGHAVAKGAFLLLSADYRIGVEGPFSIGLNEVAIGMTMHHAGIELARDRLRKSAFHRSVINAEMFDPQGALHAGFLDKVVAPEDLHAAALEAARQLKKINMNAHKHTKLKVRKALLEALDDAIIRDQSHSLS, from the coding sequence ATGAGTGAGTTGATTGCCTACCACCTCGAAGACGGTATCGCGACCCTGACCTTGAGCAACGGCAAGGTGAACGCCATTTCTCCGGCGGTGGTGAGTGCGTTTAATGAGGCGCTGGACCAGGCCGAGAAAGATCGGGCGGTGGTGGTGATCACCGGCACGCCGGGGATTTTGTCGGGTGGTTACGACCTGAAGGTAATGACGGCCGGCCCAAAAGAGGCGATCAGCCTGGTGACGTCGGGCTCGACGTTGGCGCGGCGCCTGCTGTCCCACCCGTTCCCGGTGATTGTGGCGTGCCCTGGGCATGCGGTGGCCAAGGGCGCTTTCCTGTTGCTGTCGGCGGATTATCGGATTGGGGTGGAAGGCCCGTTCAGCATTGGCCTGAATGAAGTGGCGATCGGCATGACCATGCACCACGCCGGGATCGAGTTGGCGCGGGATCGTCTACGCAAGTCGGCGTTCCATCGCTCGGTGATCAATGCCGAGATGTTTGATCCACAAGGCGCGTTGCACGCCGGTTTCCTCGATAAGGTGGTCGCACCGGAAGACTTGCACGCAGCAGCCCTGGAAGCTGCGCGGCAGTTGAAGAAGATCAATATGAACGCCCACAAGCACACCAAGTTGAAAGTGCGTAAGGCGCTGCTGGAAGCCTTGGACGACGCGATCATTCGGGACCAGAGCCACAGCCTGAGCTAA
- a CDS encoding 1-acylglycerol-3-phosphate O-acyltransferase, whose product MLFLLRMLLMGLHFILAGVLGVLIGLCRPFNPDNSRLCARLYALPAMWILRLNVKADVDSLRNKPGTCVVIANHQSNYDLFVCGNVVPYRTVCIAKKSLKWVPLFGQLFWLAGNVLIDRGNAHKARRAILTTTHTLQHEDTSIWVFPEGTRNLGKGLRPFKKGAFHMAIAAGVPIVQVCVSNYVTHMRLNRWNSGDVLIRSLTPIPTVGLTSDDVPALMQACQAQMDECIAAMDRELKAPQQ is encoded by the coding sequence ATGCTTTTCCTGTTGCGTATGTTGTTGATGGGCCTGCACTTTATCCTCGCCGGCGTGCTAGGCGTGTTGATTGGGCTCTGTCGCCCTTTCAACCCGGACAACAGTCGCCTGTGCGCTCGCCTGTATGCGTTGCCGGCCATGTGGATATTGCGTTTAAACGTGAAGGCCGATGTCGACTCGTTGCGCAACAAGCCTGGCACCTGCGTGGTGATCGCCAATCACCAGTCCAATTACGATCTGTTTGTCTGTGGCAACGTGGTGCCCTACCGTACGGTGTGTATCGCCAAGAAGAGCCTGAAATGGGTACCGCTGTTCGGCCAGTTGTTCTGGCTGGCAGGCAATGTGCTGATCGACCGGGGCAACGCGCACAAGGCGCGCCGCGCGATACTCACCACCACGCACACCTTGCAGCATGAAGACACCTCGATCTGGGTGTTTCCGGAAGGCACGCGCAACCTCGGCAAAGGCCTGCGGCCATTCAAGAAAGGCGCGTTTCATATGGCGATCGCGGCCGGCGTGCCCATCGTGCAGGTGTGTGTCAGCAATTACGTCACCCACATGCGGCTCAATCGCTGGAACAGCGGTGATGTGCTCATACGCTCGCTGACGCCGATTCCTACCGTCGGGCTGACGTCGGATGACGTCCCAGCATTGATGCAGGCTTGCCAGGCGCAGATGGATGAATGTATTGCCGCAATGGACCGCGAACTCAAAGCGCCGCAACAATAG
- a CDS encoding amidotransferase, whose protein sequence is MSLRVCILETDILRPGLIDQYQGYGQMFKRLFAKQPIAAEFVVYNVVQGEYPSDDEVFDAYLVTGSKADSFGTDPWIQTLKTYLLQRYERGDKLLGICFGHQLLALLLGGKAERASKGWGMGIHDYKLDTKAPWMSPEVPELTLLISHQDQVTTLPDNATVIASSDFCPFAAYHIGDQVLCFQGHPEFIHDYSRELLEILQTTLGETIYTNGVASLKRDHHGATVAEWMMRFVAHKPEARA, encoded by the coding sequence ATGTCGCTACGCGTCTGCATCCTGGAAACCGATATCCTGCGTCCAGGCTTGATCGATCAGTACCAAGGTTACGGGCAGATGTTCAAGCGCCTGTTCGCCAAGCAACCGATTGCCGCCGAGTTTGTGGTCTACAACGTGGTGCAAGGCGAATACCCGTCGGACGATGAGGTGTTCGATGCCTATCTGGTGACCGGCAGCAAGGCCGATTCATTCGGTACCGACCCCTGGATACAGACCCTCAAGACCTACCTGCTCCAGCGCTATGAGCGTGGCGACAAATTGCTGGGCATCTGTTTCGGTCACCAGCTATTGGCGCTGCTGCTCGGCGGCAAGGCTGAACGCGCCAGCAAAGGCTGGGGCATGGGCATCCATGATTACAAACTCGATACCAAGGCGCCGTGGATGAGCCCGGAGGTACCGGAACTGACGCTGTTAATCAGCCATCAGGACCAGGTCACCACCTTGCCGGACAATGCCACGGTCATTGCCTCCAGCGATTTCTGCCCGTTCGCCGCGTATCACATTGGCGACCAGGTGCTGTGCTTCCAAGGGCACCCGGAGTTCATCCACGACTATTCCCGCGAGCTGTTGGAGATTCTTCAGACAACGCTGGGTGAAACGATCTACACGAACGGCGTAGCGAGCCTTAAGCGTGACCACCACGGCGCCACGGTGGCGGAATGGATGATGCGCTTTGTGGCGCACAAACCTGAGGCGCGCGCTTAA
- a CDS encoding HAD-IA family hydrolase: protein MNAPRTAAPIKAVIFDMDGLLLDTEGIYTEVTQIIAERYGRTYDWGIKQHIIGRGAQDLADYVVKALNLPITPAQFLEIREPLMSERFPKALGMPGAEALVRHLKAHNIPIAVGTSSSRNSFGHKTTLHREWFGLFDTIVTADDPEVGAAKPAPDIFLTAARRLGVAPEDCLVFEDSPFGVTAAKAAHMTAIAVPDEAMADSKYQHADQIIRKLADFDLAAYGLPPLS from the coding sequence ATGAATGCACCGCGTACCGCTGCTCCGATCAAGGCTGTGATTTTCGATATGGACGGGTTGTTGCTGGATACTGAAGGCATCTACACCGAAGTCACGCAGATCATTGCCGAGCGTTATGGTCGTACCTATGACTGGGGGATCAAGCAGCACATCATTGGGCGCGGGGCACAGGACCTGGCGGATTATGTGGTCAAGGCGTTGAATCTACCGATCACCCCGGCGCAGTTTCTGGAAATCCGTGAGCCGCTGATGAGCGAGCGCTTCCCCAAGGCCCTGGGCATGCCCGGTGCCGAGGCGCTGGTGCGGCACTTGAAGGCGCACAATATTCCGATTGCCGTGGGCACCAGTTCGTCGCGCAATTCGTTTGGCCACAAGACCACGCTGCACCGCGAGTGGTTTGGCTTGTTCGACACGATCGTGACTGCTGACGACCCGGAAGTCGGTGCTGCCAAACCTGCGCCGGATATCTTCCTCACCGCTGCCCGCCGCCTGGGCGTGGCGCCCGAAGATTGCCTGGTGTTCGAAGACTCGCCGTTTGGCGTCACCGCTGCCAAGGCGGCCCATATGACCGCCATCGCCGTGCCCGATGAAGCCATGGCCGACAGCAAGTACCAGCATGCCGACCAGATCATCCGCAAACTCGCGGACTTTGACCTGGCTGCGTACGGCCTGCCGCCCCTCTCCTGA
- a CDS encoding 3-oxoacyl-ACP reductase family protein yields MTTPNLSGKVALIQGGSRGIGAAIVKRLAAQGAAVAFTYVSSAAKAEELQNSVINEGGKALAIQADSADASAIRNAVNATVAAFGHLDILVNNAGVLAIAPLEDFKLEDFDQTLAINVRSVFIATQEAARHMGEGGRVINIGSTNAERMPFGGGGPYAMSKAALVGLTKGLTRDLGPRGITINNVQPGPVDTDMNPANSEFAASLMNLMAVGRYGHVEEIASFVAYLAGPEAGYITGASLTIDGGFSA; encoded by the coding sequence ATGACCACCCCTAACCTCAGCGGCAAAGTCGCCTTGATTCAAGGCGGTTCTCGCGGCATCGGCGCCGCCATCGTCAAACGTCTTGCAGCACAAGGCGCAGCCGTCGCCTTTACTTACGTGAGCTCAGCCGCCAAGGCTGAAGAATTGCAGAACAGCGTGATCAACGAAGGCGGCAAAGCCCTGGCGATTCAGGCCGACAGCGCCGATGCCAGCGCGATTCGCAACGCCGTCAACGCCACCGTCGCCGCTTTTGGGCACCTGGATATCCTGGTGAACAACGCCGGCGTGCTGGCCATCGCCCCGCTGGAAGATTTCAAACTGGAAGACTTCGACCAGACCCTGGCGATCAACGTACGCAGCGTGTTTATCGCCACCCAGGAAGCGGCCCGGCACATGGGCGAAGGTGGCCGGGTGATCAATATCGGCAGCACCAATGCCGAGCGCATGCCGTTTGGCGGCGGCGGGCCGTATGCCATGAGCAAGGCCGCGCTGGTGGGACTGACCAAGGGCTTGACGCGGGATCTGGGACCACGGGGTATTACCATTAATAACGTGCAGCCTGGGCCGGTGGACACCGATATGAACCCGGCGAACAGTGAGTTCGCGGCAAGCTTGATGAATTTGATGGCGGTGGGGCGTTATGGGCACGTAGAGGAAATCGCCAGCTTTGTGGCTTACCTCGCAGGCCCGGAAGCCGGCTACATCACTGGCGCCAGCCTGACCATCGATGGCGGGTTCAGCGCATAG
- a CDS encoding magnesium and cobalt transport protein CorA, producing the protein MGRVVAAAVYSAGKKVTDITLDEGAAWAAKPGHFVWIGLEEPNAQELSNLQRQFNLHELAIEDALEKHSRPKLETFGDALFIVTYSPVRENGKLEFIETHIFAGTGYIITARNGHSASYGFVRQRCEARPLLLEHGEDFVLYALLDFVTENYQPVSEAIHAEIDELEHNVLCSSLSERDIQKIHGLRRDVLRLKRYVAPMVEISQELQKLSFPFIDKNMRPYFRDVQIHVTRQMEDLTTLRDIASQTIEIGVLLEASRQSVVQRKFAAWAAILAFPTAVAGIYGMNFQNMPELQWHYGYFAVLGLIATGCTGLWASFKRSGWL; encoded by the coding sequence ATGGGTAGAGTTGTTGCAGCCGCCGTCTACAGCGCCGGTAAGAAAGTCACGGATATCACCCTTGATGAAGGCGCGGCCTGGGCCGCCAAACCCGGGCACTTTGTGTGGATCGGCCTGGAAGAGCCCAATGCCCAGGAGCTGAGCAACCTGCAGCGCCAGTTCAACCTGCATGAACTGGCTATCGAAGACGCCCTGGAAAAACACAGCCGCCCCAAGCTGGAAACCTTCGGCGATGCGCTGTTTATCGTCACCTACTCACCGGTGCGCGAGAACGGCAAGCTGGAGTTTATCGAGACCCATATCTTCGCCGGCACCGGCTATATCATCACCGCGCGCAACGGTCACTCGGCGTCCTACGGCTTTGTGCGCCAGCGCTGTGAGGCGCGGCCGCTATTGTTGGAACATGGGGAAGATTTCGTACTGTATGCGTTGCTGGATTTCGTCACCGAAAATTACCAGCCGGTCAGCGAGGCCATCCACGCCGAGATCGATGAGCTGGAGCACAACGTGTTGTGCAGCTCGCTCAGCGAACGCGACATCCAGAAGATCCACGGCCTGCGCCGCGACGTGCTGCGGCTCAAGCGCTATGTAGCGCCGATGGTGGAGATCAGCCAGGAATTGCAGAAGCTGAGCTTCCCGTTTATCGATAAGAACATGCGCCCGTATTTCCGTGACGTGCAGATCCATGTGACACGGCAAATGGAAGACCTCACCACCCTACGCGATATTGCCAGCCAGACCATCGAGATCGGTGTGTTACTCGAGGCGTCGCGCCAGAGCGTGGTGCAACGCAAGTTTGCCGCGTGGGCGGCGATCCTCGCGTTCCCCACCGCAGTGGCGGGGATTTATGGGATGAACTTCCAGAACATGCCCGAACTGCAATGGCACTACGGCTATTTTGCGGTGCTCGGGCTTATTGCGACAGGTTGCACAGGCTTGTGGGCCAGCTTCAAGCGTTCTGGTTGGCTTTAA
- a CDS encoding 3-hydroxyacyl-CoA dehydrogenase NAD-binding domain-containing protein, producing MTDAIRYEKGQDRIVVLILDMPGQSANTMNGAYREAMAATVLRLEAEKDHIAGVIITSAKKTFFAGGDLNELIQVDKAHAKDFYDGVRVLKAQLRRLETLGKPVVAAINGAALGGGWEICLACHYRVALDDKSVQLGLPEVTLGLLPGGGGVVRMVRMLGLEKALPYLLEGKKIRPQQALQAGLINELAVNRDELLAKSRAWILANPDARQPWDNKAYQLPGGTPASPKVAQMLAIAPSILRSKTNGCFPAPEKILCAAVEGAQVDVDTAHLIETRYFTELVVGQVAKNMIGTFWFQLNQIKAGRSRPQGFAPYVTRKVGVLGAGMMGAGIAYASACAGVDVVLKDITQAGAEKGKAHSAALLDKKVGRGQLSAEQRESTLARIHPTASDADLAGCDLIIEAVFEDRELKAKVSAAARNVVGADAVIASNTSTLPISGLAKAVPDAGKFIGLHFFSPVHKMPLVEIIKGANTSDETLARGFDFVLQIKKTPIVVNDRRGFFTSRVFGTFTNEGIAMLGEGVAAPMIETEARKAGMPVGPLAVSDEVSLSLMSHIRQQAAKDLLAEGKNVPGHPATAVIDLLVNEYQRSGKAAGGGFYEYPSGGQKYLWPELKKRFEQPDQQISAQDVRDRLLFIQAIETVRCVEEGVLMSTADANVGSIFGIGFAAWSGGALQFINQYGLNDFIARARYLAEQYGERFSPPALLLDKAARDEVFR from the coding sequence ATGACCGATGCCATTCGTTACGAAAAAGGCCAGGACCGGATCGTGGTGCTTATCCTCGACATGCCCGGCCAGAGCGCCAACACCATGAACGGCGCATACCGCGAGGCCATGGCGGCCACCGTCCTACGTTTGGAAGCAGAAAAGGACCACATCGCTGGGGTGATTATCACCTCGGCGAAGAAGACCTTCTTCGCCGGCGGTGACCTTAATGAACTGATCCAGGTCGACAAGGCCCACGCCAAGGACTTCTACGACGGCGTGCGGGTGTTAAAAGCGCAACTGCGCCGTCTGGAAACCCTCGGCAAACCGGTGGTGGCGGCGATCAACGGCGCGGCCCTGGGGGGCGGTTGGGAGATTTGCCTGGCGTGTCATTACCGGGTTGCGCTGGACGATAAATCGGTGCAGCTCGGTCTGCCGGAAGTCACTCTGGGCCTGTTGCCCGGCGGCGGTGGCGTGGTGCGCATGGTGCGCATGCTCGGCCTGGAAAAAGCCTTGCCGTATTTGCTGGAGGGTAAAAAAATTCGGCCGCAGCAGGCGCTGCAAGCCGGTTTGATCAATGAGCTGGCGGTGAACCGCGACGAGTTGCTGGCCAAATCCCGTGCCTGGATCCTGGCCAACCCGGACGCCAGGCAGCCCTGGGACAACAAGGCCTATCAGCTCCCCGGCGGCACTCCAGCGAGCCCCAAGGTGGCACAGATGCTGGCGATTGCGCCGTCGATCCTGCGCAGCAAAACCAACGGCTGTTTCCCGGCTCCGGAGAAAATCCTCTGCGCCGCCGTCGAGGGTGCCCAGGTGGATGTCGACACCGCGCACCTGATTGAAACCCGCTACTTCACCGAGCTGGTCGTGGGGCAAGTGGCGAAAAACATGATCGGCACCTTCTGGTTCCAGCTTAATCAAATCAAGGCCGGCCGCTCGCGGCCCCAGGGCTTTGCCCCCTATGTGACGCGCAAGGTCGGCGTGCTTGGCGCAGGGATGATGGGCGCGGGTATTGCCTATGCCAGCGCCTGCGCGGGGGTCGACGTGGTGCTCAAGGACATCACCCAGGCCGGTGCCGAGAAGGGCAAGGCGCATTCGGCGGCGTTGCTGGACAAAAAAGTCGGCCGTGGGCAATTGAGCGCCGAGCAGCGGGAAAGCACCTTGGCGCGGATCCATCCTACGGCCTCGGATGCCGACCTGGCCGGCTGTGACCTGATCATCGAAGCAGTGTTCGAAGACCGTGAGCTCAAGGCCAAGGTCTCGGCTGCCGCGCGAAACGTGGTCGGCGCCGATGCGGTGATCGCTTCCAATACCTCCACCTTGCCCATCAGCGGCCTGGCCAAGGCGGTGCCGGATGCCGGCAAATTCATCGGCCTGCATTTTTTCAGCCCGGTACACAAAATGCCTTTGGTGGAAATCATCAAGGGCGCCAACACCTCGGACGAAACCCTGGCCCGTGGGTTCGATTTTGTCCTGCAAATCAAGAAAACCCCGATCGTGGTCAACGACCGTCGCGGCTTCTTTACCTCGCGGGTGTTCGGCACCTTCACCAACGAAGGCATCGCCATGCTCGGCGAGGGTGTGGCTGCGCCGATGATTGAAACCGAAGCGCGCAAAGCGGGTATGCCGGTGGGGCCGCTGGCCGTTTCCGATGAAGTCTCCCTCAGCCTGATGAGCCATATCCGACAGCAGGCGGCCAAAGACCTGCTGGCTGAAGGTAAGAATGTACCTGGGCATCCGGCGACGGCGGTCATCGATCTGCTGGTGAACGAATACCAGCGTTCAGGCAAGGCGGCAGGCGGCGGGTTCTATGAATATCCCAGTGGCGGGCAGAAGTACTTGTGGCCCGAACTGAAAAAGCGCTTTGAACAGCCGGATCAACAGATCTCTGCGCAGGATGTGCGCGACCGTTTGCTGTTTATCCAGGCCATCGAAACCGTGCGCTGCGTGGAGGAGGGCGTGTTGATGTCCACTGCCGACGCCAACGTGGGGTCGATTTTCGGCATTGGTTTTGCGGCGTGGAGTGGGGGAGCGTTGCAGTTTATCAACCAGTACGGCTTGAACGACTTCATCGCCCGCGCCCGTTATCTGGCTGAGCAGTATGGCGAGCGGTTTTCGCCGCCGGCGTTGTTGCTCGACAAAGCCGCACGAGATGAAGTGTTTCGGTGA
- a CDS encoding DUF4337 domain-containing protein produces MSEAFEVPSPHEKHLEHTTEHAHARGDNFASRIAVMTALMATLGAMLSYQAGSTESEAAMDKNNAAIFKTEAANQWNYYQAKSSRQNLAELAMHIPGVDAAHYKDESERYKNQKEDVRKQAEKLEATSRQWDEKSEQALHQHHRWAQAMTAIQIAISLAAITLLTRKEWLKRLAYTAAGVAVVLGSLAWLHL; encoded by the coding sequence ATGTCCGAAGCCTTCGAAGTCCCCAGCCCCCACGAAAAACATCTCGAACACACCACCGAACATGCCCACGCCCGCGGGGACAATTTCGCCAGCCGCATTGCCGTCATGACAGCACTGATGGCCACCCTCGGCGCCATGCTCAGCTACCAGGCCGGCTCCACCGAAAGCGAAGCGGCGATGGATAAGAACAACGCCGCCATCTTCAAGACCGAAGCCGCCAACCAGTGGAATTACTACCAGGCCAAATCCAGCCGACAGAACCTGGCGGAACTGGCCATGCATATTCCCGGCGTGGACGCCGCGCATTACAAGGACGAGAGCGAACGCTACAAAAACCAGAAGGAAGACGTGCGCAAACAAGCGGAGAAACTTGAGGCCACGTCTCGGCAATGGGATGAAAAATCCGAACAGGCCCTGCACCAGCATCACCGCTGGGCCCAGGCAATGACCGCGATTCAGATCGCAATTTCGCTGGCGGCGATTACGTTGCTGACAAGAAAGGAGTGGTTGAAACGCTTGGCGTATACGGCGGCAGGGGTAGCCGTGGTGTTAGGAAGTTTGGCGTGGTTGCATCTTTAG
- a CDS encoding acetyl-CoA C-acetyltransferase — protein sequence MTQALIFDAIRTPRGKGKADGALHSIKPVNLVAGLLTALAQRSDLDTQQVDDIVLGCVTPVGDQGADIAKTAALVADWAISVAGVQVNRFCASGLEAVNLGAMKVRSGFEDLVVVGGVESMSRVPMGSDGGAWVLDPQTNMHSHFTPQGIGADLIATLEGFTREDVDTFALQSQQKAARARADGSFNKSLIAVQDQNGIVLLDHDEFIRGDSTLDGLGKLKPSFEMIGQMGFDATALRVYSHVERIRHVHTPGNSSGIVDGAALMLIGSEAKGRELGLQPRARIVATAVTSTDPTIMLTGPAPATRKALAKAGLRVEDIDLFEVNEAFASVVLKFIKDMRIDAARVNVNGGSIAMGHPLGATGCAILGTLLDELEVRRQRYGLATLCVGGGMGIATIIERL from the coding sequence ATGACCCAAGCTTTGATCTTTGATGCGATACGCACACCCCGTGGCAAGGGCAAGGCCGACGGTGCGTTGCACAGCATCAAGCCGGTGAACCTGGTGGCAGGCCTGCTCACCGCACTGGCGCAACGCAGCGACCTCGACACCCAGCAAGTGGATGACATTGTGCTGGGCTGCGTGACCCCGGTGGGGGATCAGGGCGCCGACATTGCCAAAACCGCCGCTCTGGTGGCGGACTGGGCCATCAGTGTCGCCGGTGTACAGGTCAACCGCTTCTGCGCCTCGGGCCTGGAAGCGGTGAACCTGGGCGCGATGAAAGTGCGTTCCGGCTTTGAAGACCTGGTGGTGGTAGGCGGCGTCGAGTCCATGTCCCGCGTGCCCATGGGCAGTGATGGCGGTGCCTGGGTGCTCGACCCGCAAACCAACATGCACAGCCACTTCACGCCCCAGGGCATCGGTGCCGACCTGATCGCCACCCTCGAAGGCTTTACCCGTGAAGACGTCGACACCTTTGCCCTACAGTCCCAGCAGAAAGCGGCCAGGGCGCGCGCCGACGGTTCCTTCAACAAATCGCTGATTGCGGTGCAGGACCAGAACGGCATCGTGCTGCTCGACCATGACGAATTTATCCGTGGCGACTCCACGCTCGACGGTCTGGGCAAGCTCAAGCCCAGCTTCGAAATGATCGGGCAAATGGGCTTCGATGCCACCGCGTTGCGGGTCTACAGCCATGTGGAGCGCATCCGGCATGTGCACACGCCGGGCAACAGCTCCGGCATCGTCGATGGCGCCGCGCTGATGTTGATCGGCTCCGAGGCCAAGGGCCGCGAGCTGGGCCTGCAGCCACGGGCGCGCATCGTCGCTACCGCGGTGACCAGCACCGACCCCACCATCATGCTGACCGGCCCCGCGCCGGCTACCCGCAAAGCCTTGGCCAAGGCCGGTTTGCGCGTGGAAGACATCGACCTGTTCGAAGTCAACGAAGCGTTTGCCTCGGTGGTGCTCAAATTCATCAAGGACATGCGCATTGATGCGGCGCGAGTCAACGTCAATGGTGGTTCCATCGCCATGGGCCACCCACTGGGCGCCACCGGTTGCGCGATCCTGGGCACCTTGCTCGACGAACTCGAAGTGCGCCGGCAACGCTACGGCCTGGCCACCCTGTGTGTCGGCGGTGGCATGGGGATCGCCACCATTATCGAACGCCTCTGA